The following coding sequences lie in one Delphinus delphis chromosome 9, mDelDel1.2, whole genome shotgun sequence genomic window:
- the LOC132430543 gene encoding LOW QUALITY PROTEIN: RNA-binding protein with serine-rich domain 1-like (The sequence of the model RefSeq protein was modified relative to this genomic sequence to represent the inferred CDS: inserted 1 base in 1 codon) has translation MKRNNCKGAAYIKWKYQKKEKKAEVVGAAAGGRAPSLRWLCGGPSEDPGIRSSREPGLRPRGPLAGLETQARNAGPYLPWKCSRPGAWTGELLHFGKGRIDLSGVKKKSLLGVKENNKKSSTRAPSPTKRKDRFDEKSKDRSKDKGATKESSEKDRGRDKTGKRRSASSGSSSTRSRSSSTSSSGSSSGSSSSSASSHSGSSSTSPSCSSGSSPGSPSPSRRRPDNRQRSRSKSKPPKRDGRERRRRSPSPKPTKVHIGRLTRNVTKDHILEIFSIFGKIKMIDIPVDRMHPRLSKGYAYVEFENPDEAEKALKHTDGGQVPLRAGPPCAGDPAPRAAAATGAAPAPPSPSKQGXPKLCPVTCIPSNSLLSLF, from the exons aTGAAACGGAACAATTGCAAAGGTGCAGcatacataaaatggaaataccagaagaaggagaaaaagg cggAAGTGGTCGGGGCCGCAGCGGGAGGAAGGGCGCCCTCGCTTCGCTGGCTCTGTGGCGGGCCCAGTGAGGACCCCGGAATTCGGAGCAGCCGGGAGCCCGGCCTCCGCCCTCGGGGCCCTCTCGCCGGGCTGGAGACCCAGGCCCGCAACGCCGGGCCCTACCTACCCTGGAAGTGCTCGCGGCCCGGCGCCTGGACTGGGGAGTTGCTGCACTTTGGC AAGGGGAGAATAGATTTATCAGGAGTGAAAAAGAAGAGCTTGCTAGgagtcaaagaaaataataaaaagtccaGCACTAGGGCTCCTTCTCCTACCAAACGCAAAGACCGCTTTGATGAGAAGTCCAAGGATCGCTCCAAAGATAAGGGGGCCACCAAGGAGTCGAGTGAGAAGGATCGTGGCAGGGATAAAACTGGAAAGAGGCGCAGCGCTTCCAGTGGTAGCAGCAGCACCAGGTCTCGGTCCAGCTCGACCTCCAGCTCGGGCTCCAGCAGCGGCTCCAGCTCATCTTCTGCATCGAGCCACTCAGGAAGTTCCAGCACATCCCCCAGCTGCAGCTCCGGCAGCTCCCCTGGCTCTCCGAGTCCTTCTCGGCGCAGGCCTGACAACAGGCAGCGTTCCCGCTCCAAATCCAAACCACCCAAAAGAgatggaagggaaaggagaaggcggagccctTCCCCTAAACCCACCAAAGTGCACATTGGAAGGCTCACCAGGAATGTGACCAAGGATCATATCCTGGAGATATTCTCCATCTTcgggaaaattaaaatgattgacATACCTGTAGACAGGATGCACCCCCGTCTGTCTAAAGGCTACGCATATGTGGAGTTTGAAAATCCAGATGAGGCAGAGAAGGCGCTGAAGCATACGGACGGAGGACAA GTTCCCCTCCGCGCAGGTCCCCCGTGCGCCGGCGATCCTGCTCCCCGGGCCGCCGCCGCCACAGGAGCCGCCCCAGCTCCACCTTCTCCCAGTAAGCAGG CACCGAAGCTCTGCCCTGTGACTTGTATCCCGTCCAACTCACTTTTGTCACTTTTCTAG